In a single window of the Rhinolophus ferrumequinum isolate MPI-CBG mRhiFer1 chromosome 21, mRhiFer1_v1.p, whole genome shotgun sequence genome:
- the ZNF594 gene encoding zinc finger protein 594 isoform X1: protein MLQDVAVNESQKDICAQWDLCKEEMPEEGAELVSLDSETRNKMKDWRSKMEISGDKDSARAVSGRLQRQISQECGLVGTSDPEDRLLRQWVSPLEDAARQPPFQERGIRELNVIPRKAIAGESGHGCNQGGKILPAGERSHSFDVCGQSFKQKSEVTERQKIDNTKKTHECKECGKIFNRSSNLIIHQRIHTGKKPYICKECGKDFNQSSNLIIHQRIHTGKKPYICHECGKDFNQSSNLVRHKRIHSEENPYECKECGKTFKGSSNLVLHQRIHSGGKPYICNECGKAFNQSSDLIIHHRIHTGEKPYECYECGQTFSQSSHLVTHQRIHTGEKPFKCNDCEKAFRQRSRLTEHQRLHSGEKPHECCECGKSFSGRTTFLKHQRLHMRKELECEKTCTSDLDLTKQQRIHREEKPYQCTECGKTFRGSSDLIRHWIIHTGEKPYECSECGKAFSQRSHLVTHQKIHTGEKPYQCNECGKAFRQRSLLIQHQRIHSGERPYECKECGKPFIWRTAFLKHQRLHTGEKLEECEKTVSKNALFREEQRIHQEETAYPCNLCGRTFQGSSDLVRHHVIHIGEKPYECKECGKTFNQSSDLMRHHRIHSGEKPYMCNKCGKSFRGSSDLIKHHRVHTGEKPYACLECGKTFSQNSHLISHQRIHTGEKPFECSHCGKAFSGHTAFLKHQKLHTGKELGECERVFKQDSF, encoded by the exons ATGCTGCAGGATGTGGCTGTGAATGAATCACAAAAGGATATCTGCGCTCAGTGGGATCTCTGCAAGGAAGAGATGCCAGAGGAGGGAGCCGAGCTGGTCTCACTGG ATTCTGAGACCAGGAATAAGATGAAGGACTGGAGGTCAAAGATGGAAATTTCTGGAGATAAAGATTCAGCGAGGGCTGTATCAGGAAGACTCCAAAGACAGATCTCCCAGGAATGTGGGTTAGTCGGAACCAGTGATCCTGAGGACAGGTTATTAAGGCAGTGGGTAAGCCCCTTAGAGGATGCAGCGAGACAGCCCCCTTTCCAAGAGAGAGGTATCAGGGAACTGAATGTCATCCCCAGGAAAGCCATTGCAGGAGAGAGTGGCCATGGATGTAATCAAGGAGGAAAAATACTTCCTGCCGGAGAAAGATCCCACAGTTTTGATGTCTGTGGCCAGAGCTTCAAACAGAAGTCAGAAGTAACTGAACGTCAGAAAATTGATAATACCAAGAAAACtcatgaatgtaaggaatgtggaaaaaTTTTCAATCGGAGCTCAAACCTGATTATACATCAAAGAATTCATACAGGAAAGAAACCATATatatgtaaggaatgtgggaaagacTTTAATCAAAGTTCAAATCTTATtatacatcagagaattcatacaggaaaGAAACCTTATATATGTCATGAATGTGGAAAAGACTTCAATCAGAGCTCAAATCTGGTTAGACATAAAAGAATTCATAGTGAGGAGAATCCCTATGAATGTAAAGAGTGTGGGAAGACCTTCAAGGGAAGCTCAAACCTTGTCCTACACCAGAGAATTCATAGTGGAGGGAAGCCATATatatgtaatgaatgtgggaaggccttcaatCAAAGTTCAGATCTTATAATACATCACAGAATTCACAcgggagagaaaccctatgaatgttaCGAATGTGGACAAACCTTCAGTCAAAGTTCACACCTTGTCACACATCAgcgaattcatactggagagaaacccttcAAATGTAATGACTGTGAAAAGGCCTTCCGGCAGCGTTCACGCCTTACCGAACACCAGAGACTCCACAGTGGAGAGAAGCCCCATGAATGTTGTGAATGTGGGAAATCCTTCAGTGGGCGCACAACTTTTCTTAAACATCAGAGACTGCATATGAGAAAAGAACTTGAATGTGAAAAAACCTGCACTTCTGACTTGGACCTTACCAAACAGCAAAGAATTCATAGGGAAGAAAAACCTTATCAATGTACTGAGTGTGGAAAAACTTTCCGGGGAAGTTCAGATCTAATTCGACATTGGataattcatactggagagaaaccctatgaatgcagtgaatgtgggaaagcctttagccAGAGGTCGCACCTTGTTACACATCAgaaaattcatactggagagaaaccttatcaatgcaatgaatgtggaaaagccttccgGCAGCGTTCACTCCTTATTCAGCATCAGAGAATCCATAGTGGTGAGagaccctatgaatgtaaggaatgtggaaaacCCTTCATCTGGCGCACGGCTTTCCTCAAACATCAGAGacttcacactggagagaaacttGAAGAATGTGAGAAAACAGTCAGCAAGAATGCGTTGTTTAGAGAAGAGCAGAGAATTCACCAAGAAGAGACAGCTTATCCATGTAATCTTTGTGGTAGAACTTTCCAGGGCAGCTCAGACCTCGTCAGACATCATGTAATTCACATAGGAGAGAAACCatatgaatgtaaagaatgtgggaaaactttcaaTCAGAGCTCAGACCTTATGAGACATCATCGAATTCATAGTGGAGAAAAACCTTATATGTGCAATAAATGCGGGAAATCTTTTCGGGGCAGCTCAGATCTTATTAAACACCATCGtgttcatactggagagaaaccctatgcaTGCCTTGAATGTGGGAAGACTTTTAGTCAGAACTCACACCTTATTAGTcaccagagaattcacactggagagaaaccctttgAATGTAGCCACTGTGGGAAGGCCTTCAGTGGACACACAGCTTTTCTTAAACATCAGAAACTTCATACTGGAAAGGAACTTGGAGAATGTGAGAGAGTCTTCAAACAGGACTCATTCTGA
- the ZNF594 gene encoding zinc finger protein 594 isoform X2 encodes MKDWRSKMEISGDKDSARAVSGRLQRQISQECGLVGTSDPEDRLLRQWVSPLEDAARQPPFQERGIRELNVIPRKAIAGESGHGCNQGGKILPAGERSHSFDVCGQSFKQKSEVTERQKIDNTKKTHECKECGKIFNRSSNLIIHQRIHTGKKPYICKECGKDFNQSSNLIIHQRIHTGKKPYICHECGKDFNQSSNLVRHKRIHSEENPYECKECGKTFKGSSNLVLHQRIHSGGKPYICNECGKAFNQSSDLIIHHRIHTGEKPYECYECGQTFSQSSHLVTHQRIHTGEKPFKCNDCEKAFRQRSRLTEHQRLHSGEKPHECCECGKSFSGRTTFLKHQRLHMRKELECEKTCTSDLDLTKQQRIHREEKPYQCTECGKTFRGSSDLIRHWIIHTGEKPYECSECGKAFSQRSHLVTHQKIHTGEKPYQCNECGKAFRQRSLLIQHQRIHSGERPYECKECGKPFIWRTAFLKHQRLHTGEKLEECEKTVSKNALFREEQRIHQEETAYPCNLCGRTFQGSSDLVRHHVIHIGEKPYECKECGKTFNQSSDLMRHHRIHSGEKPYMCNKCGKSFRGSSDLIKHHRVHTGEKPYACLECGKTFSQNSHLISHQRIHTGEKPFECSHCGKAFSGHTAFLKHQKLHTGKELGECERVFKQDSF; translated from the coding sequence ATGAAGGACTGGAGGTCAAAGATGGAAATTTCTGGAGATAAAGATTCAGCGAGGGCTGTATCAGGAAGACTCCAAAGACAGATCTCCCAGGAATGTGGGTTAGTCGGAACCAGTGATCCTGAGGACAGGTTATTAAGGCAGTGGGTAAGCCCCTTAGAGGATGCAGCGAGACAGCCCCCTTTCCAAGAGAGAGGTATCAGGGAACTGAATGTCATCCCCAGGAAAGCCATTGCAGGAGAGAGTGGCCATGGATGTAATCAAGGAGGAAAAATACTTCCTGCCGGAGAAAGATCCCACAGTTTTGATGTCTGTGGCCAGAGCTTCAAACAGAAGTCAGAAGTAACTGAACGTCAGAAAATTGATAATACCAAGAAAACtcatgaatgtaaggaatgtggaaaaaTTTTCAATCGGAGCTCAAACCTGATTATACATCAAAGAATTCATACAGGAAAGAAACCATATatatgtaaggaatgtgggaaagacTTTAATCAAAGTTCAAATCTTATtatacatcagagaattcatacaggaaaGAAACCTTATATATGTCATGAATGTGGAAAAGACTTCAATCAGAGCTCAAATCTGGTTAGACATAAAAGAATTCATAGTGAGGAGAATCCCTATGAATGTAAAGAGTGTGGGAAGACCTTCAAGGGAAGCTCAAACCTTGTCCTACACCAGAGAATTCATAGTGGAGGGAAGCCATATatatgtaatgaatgtgggaaggccttcaatCAAAGTTCAGATCTTATAATACATCACAGAATTCACAcgggagagaaaccctatgaatgttaCGAATGTGGACAAACCTTCAGTCAAAGTTCACACCTTGTCACACATCAgcgaattcatactggagagaaacccttcAAATGTAATGACTGTGAAAAGGCCTTCCGGCAGCGTTCACGCCTTACCGAACACCAGAGACTCCACAGTGGAGAGAAGCCCCATGAATGTTGTGAATGTGGGAAATCCTTCAGTGGGCGCACAACTTTTCTTAAACATCAGAGACTGCATATGAGAAAAGAACTTGAATGTGAAAAAACCTGCACTTCTGACTTGGACCTTACCAAACAGCAAAGAATTCATAGGGAAGAAAAACCTTATCAATGTACTGAGTGTGGAAAAACTTTCCGGGGAAGTTCAGATCTAATTCGACATTGGataattcatactggagagaaaccctatgaatgcagtgaatgtgggaaagcctttagccAGAGGTCGCACCTTGTTACACATCAgaaaattcatactggagagaaaccttatcaatgcaatgaatgtggaaaagccttccgGCAGCGTTCACTCCTTATTCAGCATCAGAGAATCCATAGTGGTGAGagaccctatgaatgtaaggaatgtggaaaacCCTTCATCTGGCGCACGGCTTTCCTCAAACATCAGAGacttcacactggagagaaacttGAAGAATGTGAGAAAACAGTCAGCAAGAATGCGTTGTTTAGAGAAGAGCAGAGAATTCACCAAGAAGAGACAGCTTATCCATGTAATCTTTGTGGTAGAACTTTCCAGGGCAGCTCAGACCTCGTCAGACATCATGTAATTCACATAGGAGAGAAACCatatgaatgtaaagaatgtgggaaaactttcaaTCAGAGCTCAGACCTTATGAGACATCATCGAATTCATAGTGGAGAAAAACCTTATATGTGCAATAAATGCGGGAAATCTTTTCGGGGCAGCTCAGATCTTATTAAACACCATCGtgttcatactggagagaaaccctatgcaTGCCTTGAATGTGGGAAGACTTTTAGTCAGAACTCACACCTTATTAGTcaccagagaattcacactggagagaaaccctttgAATGTAGCCACTGTGGGAAGGCCTTCAGTGGACACACAGCTTTTCTTAAACATCAGAAACTTCATACTGGAAAGGAACTTGGAGAATGTGAGAGAGTCTTCAAACAGGACTCATTCTGA